The Deltaproteobacteria bacterium genome contains the following window.
AACCGCCTCCATGAATCCCGGCATGCTGGGCCCAACCGCAAGTAGATGAACAGGTAAAATCGGAAATGAAACGATATAACCGGTGCTGTTTTTCCGAAGAGATCTCAGGATTTCGTTTTATATACTTTTCCAAATAGGGACCTATCTCCGGATTCAACCATTCTTCCTCAGGGGGAAGGGTTGAGGGAAGCCCTCCGGCTGTGGCCACCAAAATATCATATTCGTGATAAACATTAATGCCCGCCAGGTATCTCCCGGTATTGGAATACAGGAATTTAGGCCGAAAGATTCCCGATGCCGTTCGATCGGCCCTGGCCGCTGCTGCTATTCCGGAAGCGTAGACAAGTTCGGCAATAATCATCAATTCGGTCAACTCATCCTGGATGTGAGGGGCCTTCCCGACCCCGTTATATTCTGCCACCAGGGCCGTGGCCCCCATGATGATATCGGTCAGGGCCGGTTTGCAGCCGCAATAGGAATGTCGATGAAAACCGGCAAAGGTCAGGGCCATCAATCCGGCAAATTCCGTCTCGCCGCACAGGAAAACCCTCTCCCAGGGAACAAAAACATCGTCAAAAACCAGAAAGGATTCGGCTACCCCATAATCGTTATAGGGAGCTTGAAGGTTTATCCGGGGTCGTGAACTGGTAATGCGGGAGATCAACTTCACCCCATCGGTATCGGCCGGGATGGCAAAAGATACGGCCCACTCCCCTTCCACTTCCGTCAGGGCCCGGGTGGGGATGACCAAATGCTCATCCACATAAGGTCCCATGGTGATATGATTTTTTGCGCCCCGGACCACGATCCCTTTCTTGTCCTTCTTGATGATGCGTAAATATTGATCGGGGTCCTTTTGTTGATGGGGTCTGGCTTTACGATCGCCTTTGGAATCCGTTTGCGAGGTGCTCCCGACCAAATCATTGGCCTGGTAATATTTTAGAAACTCCAGAAAATGAGCATGATAGTCCGTCCCTTTGGCATCATCGATCTCTTTTGTAACAACTCCGATGGCATTTAAGGTGTCGGTAGCCATACATCTCTGGATACACCCCCCCACCTTGTGACAGAGTTTGCGCTTCATCTCCTGTTGTTTATAGAGATCTTCGATGCTCAAATTCAAAGAGGTAAATCGGCTGATGGGTTCACCGATAAGATGGGAATGGGTCACCATAAGATCCTTGTATTCCGGATCCTGGGCCAAATCAAAGGTCAATCTGAGCACATTGATGGGTTTCTCTAAAAGGGGATCGTCCCTCATCATCTGTTTCCCGTGAGCATAAATGTTTGGCTTCATTTTTTTCAGTCGTTCTACATATTCACCAGATGTTTTTAAGGCCATTTTTTTCTCCTGCGTTATGATTATATCTTTCAATCAGCACATTATTAATTTGTTCGGCTATTTTAAGATTTACACCGCCCCTTATCATCCAAGGATATGCCCTCCATCCACCACGATTACGGTTCCGGTCATAAAACTGGAGGCCTCGGAGGCCAACAGAAGGGTCACCCCCCGGAGTTCTTTCGCATCGGCGATGCGTCTCATGGGAATTTTTTTGATAACTTTTTGCCCCATGGGAGACTCAAAAAATTCGCGGTTCAGGTCGGTCAGGAAGTACCCGGGACAAATAGCGTTGACCTGGATATTATAACGGGCCCACTCCAGGGCCAGGGTCTTGGTAAACAAAATCAGCCCGGCCTTAGCGGCCCCATAGGAACTGTTATGGGTAAGCGGGATCAGCCCCATAATTGAGGCGATATTGATGATCTTCCCGCAATTATTTTTCATCATATGGCGCCCAACGGCTTTGGAGCAAAAAACATGGCCCCTCAGGTTCACATCCATCACCGGATCCCACTTCTCCGGGGTCATGTCGATCACCGGAGACTCTTTCGAAATACCGGAGTTATTAATCAATATGTCAATGCGTCCGAAGGTAGCGATTGTATCGTTAACGGCCTGGTCAATGTCTTCTATCCGGGTCAGATCCATAGGACAAACCAGAACTTCCCGTCCCATCTTTCTAATCAGGTCGGCCGTATGACTGAGGGTTTCCCTGTTCCGGGAGGCCAGGGCGACATCAGCACCGGCCTCGGCCAGGGTCAAGGCCATCTCCCTTCCCAATCCCTGACCGGCCCCTGAAATAAAGGCCTTTTTACCTTGAAGCGAAAATAAATCCATTTGAACGCTCATTCCTTTTGCCTGTTTGGCTTATGTGCTCTCATGGTTCAACGTCCGCAATAGACCGGAGACCTTTTCTCCATAAAGGCCGAGGCCCCTTCCACAAAATCCTCGGTTTTAGCCACTTCATGATTAAATCTCTGGCAGGCGATCCAGAATTCATGCATATACCGCCCCAGAGTGCGGTTGACCGTCTCTTTGGTGATTCGCAAAGAGGCCGGAGCGGATTTTATGATATGAAGGGCCATCTCCCGGGCCGCTTCCTGGACCTTCTCTGGATGGACAACCTTATTAATAAGCCCGATCTCCAAGGCCCGCTGTGCGCTGATAGGCTCAGTGGTCAAAAGCATCTCCTGTGTGGCCTTGAATCCCACCATCACCGGACCGAATACAGCAAATATGGGAGGCCAGGCCCCGATGCGGGCCTCGGGCTGGGCAAACCGCGCCTTTTCCGAAGCTACAGCCATATCCGTCAACAGGACCAGCTCACAACCGCCTCCATAGGCCAGGCCGTTCACCGCGGCAATAATGGGTTTTTGAAGCAACCAAATTCGATGCACCAGCCCGTAGATACAATTAAGAAAAAGATCTTCGGCCATTTTGGGATCTTGTACCCGGGTAAGCTCGGCGATATCATCCCCGGCACAAAAGGCCTTTCCCTTTCCGGTTAAGACGATGACCGAAACATCTTCCATTCCGTCGGCCTCTTGCAAGGCCCTTTGTAGTTCCTTCCAAAGTGGAATATTCAAGGCATTGAGTTTTTCAGGACGATTGAGGGTAATCCAGGCGATCCGATCCTCGGTGCAGGTGAGCAGATATTTATATTCCATTTAAAAAATTCCTCCCGGACAACTTGTCTTCCATCATATCTTACGGGTTAACCGGATCATCGATTCGTTAATTTCTTTTTCTGAGAGTCTCGTAAAGTTTTCCCGTTCCCCCGGCAATTCCTTCTTTAAAAAACATGACCACGACGATAAAAACTATTCCCAATACCAGCAACCAGGCGCCGGATTTGGAAAGAAAATTAAATTTATTCAAAGCATCGGCAATAAAAATAAAAACCCCTGCGCCGACTAATGCCCCGGAAAGGGTAAAGGCCCCGCCCAGAAGGGCCATGATAACGATTTCTCCGGATGTGGACCAATAGGCCAGGTGTTCCCCCACATATTCCTGATGGAGAGAAAAAAGGGCTCCGCCCAATCCACAGATCATTCCCCCCAGGATAAAGGCTATCCATTTATAGACTTCCGGATTATAGCCAAGGGCCGTAGCCCTTAATTCATTTTCCCGCATACTCAGGAGGGTCTTCCCGAAAGGGGCCTCGGTCAAACGCTGCACAAAAATATAAATGATTAAAAATATAATGAGGACAAAGATAAAGAAATTAAAGGTCGGCTTTAAATTAACGGCAAAAAGGCCTAAATGTAAGGACGCGCGTTGGATACCCCATATTCCATCCGATCCGCCGGTAACACTCCTCCAATGCCAGATGGTAAACCAGACCAGTTGATTAAAGGCCAAGGTGAGTAAGGCAAAAATCAGGCCCCCTCTTTTAATGCATAAATAGCCCATGATCAGGGCCAAAAGGCCGCTGACGATTAAACTGGAAAACAGGGCCAATATAATGGGGGCATGAAAGCGGGCCAAAAGAATTCCTGTGGTGTAGGCCCCGGCGGCAAAGAGACTTCCCGTAGCGAAATTTAAAAGACCGGTGTAACCCAGCAACAGGATAAAAGTCACCGTAGGGATGGCCATAATCAGAATTTCCGAGGCCATCATCTTGGATGGAAGTATAAAGTAAAGAAAAATCATGGCCACTGCAATAATGAGGATAGGATGATCTTTACTTGCAATAATAGACCGGGAAAGGCCGGAATTCTTTTTCATCGGGTCCCCCTTTTTTTCAGCAACCCCTCAGGCCGAACCAATAGAATAAGGCCCATGGTGGCAAACATAACGAAGTCTGAGGCGGGGGCCCAAAAAATCCCGGCCAGACCTCGTATGCAACCCAGAATTATTCCCCCCAAGAGGGCTCCTCGAATACTGCCCATGCCTCCAATCACCACGACAATAAAACAGATCAGAAGGATTTCCGCGCCGGAGGTGTGTTGCAACCCCCCTATGAGTGGGGCGTGGAGACCGCCGCCCAAACCGGCCAAGGCGGCGCCCAAAGCAAAGGTCCAGGTGTAGACTGTACGGGTGTTGATGCCAAGGGCATTGGCCGTTTCCGGATCTTCCGCGCTGGCCCGGATGATGGCACCCAAAGAACTGCGTTCTATGAAGAACCATAATCCGAAAATGATGATCAAACCTAAAATCATGGTAAACAAGCGATACACCGGGTACTGAAAAAAACCCAGATTGATTTCTCCCGAAAAATAAGGAGGGACGGCCAGCGGAAGCGGGGTTGTCCCGAAAACCAACCCCACCCCCTGCTGAATGACCAAAAGGAGCCCAAAGGTAATCAAAATTTGATAAACTACCTGCTGTCCATACATCCGGTGCAACAGAAATTTCTCTACCACCAATCCGATGAGTCCCATCACCGGGAAGGTCAAGGAAAGCCCTATCCAAAATTTTCCCGGAATGTCCAACCATTGAATGAAAACCCACAGCAGATAAGACCCCAACATGTACAACGAGCCATGGGCAAAATTGATAATCCCCAACATTCCGAAAATAAGGGAAAGACCGGTGGACAAAAGGGCGATCAAGACCCCGAATTGCAGCCCGTTAAATATCTGAGATAATAGTGCGTTCATAGTTATCATGGAATTTCCACCTTTTTTTGGTGAGGGAGCCCCTTCCCGACCCAGGACGATCCGGAACGATACCGTCTCCGTGATGTTTATTAAGCAGGTATCCCGTTAAGGGCTCCCCCTCCCGATTCACCGCACAGATATTTTAACAATCAGTAGATGTCCTCTTTGGTTCGATCAAAGCTAAATCCGGTTTCCCCCTGTTTAGGGTAAACCTTGCTCCCCCCTATCACCTCAACGAAATCATCCTCATACTTCTTTTCCTTAGTCGCTTTCCCTCGGAGTAACAAAAAATCATGGGCGATTTGATGCTGCCAGCCGACCATTGTTTCTTTACCGGTGGGACCGGCGAACTCCCCTATTTTTTCCAGGGCCGGGATAAGGACCTTGATATCGGCACTCCCGGTTTGCTTAATGACCCTTTCCATGAGTTGGCATTCCAGATAGACGGCAGCCGCATAGTCCCCGGGGAAAACGCCCCACTTCTTTTTAAAACCTTCTGAAAATTTCCTGGACCATTCATTATTCATGGCATGATTCCAGTGATCGCCCAGATACATACTTTCCAGCGCCTCCGAGCCCACGCCGCGAAGCATATTGAAAGTTCCGGTGGTAGAAAATATTTTCATGGTTTTTTTTAATCCGAATTCATGGGCCTGCCTCAAACCGATTCCAAAAAGTTTGCCGTAGAGACAAATCAAGTAGGCATCCGCCCCCGACCCTTTGGCCTCGGTCATATACACGCTGGCATCGGTGGCATTCACGGGGATGAATTGGGTTTTGAGAATTTTTACGCCTCTTTTTTCTAAAATGGGTTTCATATTATCTACGATGTCATACCCCCAGGCATAATCCAGGGAAATAATAATGACCTTTTTGACACTGGGGTATTTGTCCAAAAAAGCACTCAGGGAGGCCCTGGCGATCGTATAATTGGGACTGGCCCATCTGAAGGTATTTCGGTTGCCGTTTTCACCGGTAAGCCGGGTATCCCAGCCATCGGTCCAGAAGATCACCTTCCGATTCTTGCCCACAATATCGCACATGGCTAACTGGACGGCACTACTGCAGGCGGAAAAAATGACCATGGGTTTTGCCTCGGCGATAACCTCCTGGAGTCTCCGGACTCCAACCGCGGGTTTGAGTTCGGTATCCCGGGTGATATACTTGACCTTGTAGGGTCCGACTTTATACCCCCGTTCTTCAAGAAACAGCCTGATGGCTCGATTGGCCTCTTCGGCCGTGGCAGCATAAGGACCACTGAAATCATCCACAGAGGCCCAAACGATTTCGGTTTCTGCTGCTTGAGATGCTCCTCCCGGAAGACCTAAAACCATTAAAATCAGGAACGCAGATAAAACAACCCATTTACCGTGATACCCTTTCATCGTCTTTCTCCTTTCTAAATTTTAAAATATTTATTCTGCAGTTCTTCATCTTCCATGATCTCCTGTGAAGTGGCTTCACGGGTAACCAGGCCGCTGGCCATAATATAATGACGGGTTCCTACCTGGGAGGCCATTTTCAAGTTAGCATCCACCAATAATATGGTCAGTCCGGTTCTGTTCAATTCTTGTAATGTTTCCATAATCGCCTGGACCATTAGCGGGGCAATCCCCTCGGATGGCTCATCTAAGAGGAGCATTTCCGGCCTGCTGATCAGCACCCGGGCGATAGCCAGCATTTGTTGTTCCCCGCCGCTCAACTCATTACCCATGTGATCCATTCTCCTTTTGAGAGAGGGGAAATATTCAAAAACCCAATCCAGATTTTTTTCGTTTCTGTTGGACGAAGGCAATCGAAGATTTTCTTCGACGGTGAGGGTACTAAAAATATGACGACCTTGGGGAACATATCCAATACCTTGTCGATAGATCTGGTATGATGGAAGGTTGGCTATCCTTTTCTCATTAAATAAAACGGAACCGGATCGAATCGAAACCATCCCCATTATACTCTTCAGAGTAGTCGTCTTACCCATTCCGTTTCGGCCTAATAGGGTGACCAATTCACCCTTTTTGACTTCAAGATTCACCCCGTTGAGAATATGGCTCTTCCCGTAATAGGCGTGTATCTGATTCAATTTCAACATCACATCACCCCCAAATAGGCCTTGGCAACCTTGGGGTCATTTTTGATGACCCCTGGCGGACCCTGAGCAATGACCTGACCGTAATCCAATACCGTTATAGTATCCGAGATGGATAAAACCATTTCCATCCGATGCTCAATCAACATAACCGTATGGGCTGGAATTAATTTCTTAATCGTCTCCCCCATGGAAGGAATTTCGTCATAGACCAACCCGCTGGTCGGTTCATCCAGGAGCAATAAAACACTGTCTCCGGCTATGGCCATCCCGATATCCAATAGCCGTTGCTCTCCGTGTGACAGTTCAAAGGCCTTATATTCTGCCTTTCCGGATAATCCGATGGTCGATAAAATTTCATGAGACTTTTCAATGGACTCTCTTAAATCAGAAGATTTTTTAAATAAACTGAATCGTTCTTTCATCGTACCCTGGATTGCCAGTCGAACATTTTCCAGGGCCGTGAGTTCCGGGAAAAGGTTGATAACCTGAAAGGACCGTCGTAATCCCAAGTGGGCCATTTTATGGGGTGGGAGGTTGGTGATGTCCATTCCTTTAAACTCCACCCGACCTTCTGAAGGCTTCAAAAAACCGGAGATGACATTAAATAAAGTCGTTTTCCCAGCACCGTTCGGGCCTACCACGGAATGCAAACTGCCCTCCCGCACCTCGATATCGATCTTATTCAAGACCAGCAATGCCCCAAACGTTTTAGTTACCCCGGCAGTCTTCAATAAATTCATTTGGCGGTCCTCATTTTTTTGTCCATATCAAGCCCTCATTCCCCTTGGGAAGCCACTCGGATAAAAAAGATTTAAAGAATTTTTTCGAACCTTGAACCCTGAACCCTGAACCTTGAACCGTATTTTCGTACTAAACTATTGACAGACTCCATGGGCAAATAGATTCCAGAATACCTTGGAAATTTTATCGCTTTTCATCTCTCCCCCTTCAGAATACCAATAAATGAGCCAGTTCATCATTCCCAAGAGACCCAACGTTACTATCTTAATATTTTTTTTGCAGGCGGGGCTTTCCTTCATATACTCCTCAACTGCCTTGCGGAAAATCATTTCATACCGATCTCTGAGTTTGATGATGTCTTTTTGTTTTTCATCGCCCAACGATCTAAGTTCCTTCAGCAGGGTGGAGTGTTCATGAACATTATCGGCAATGGTGATGATGTGGGCCTCGATCATCTTCATTAACTTGCTCTCCGGGAGATTGGCAGATTTTGAAATAGGTTCAACCACCTCCAAACTTTGAGTCATGGCGCTTTTACAAATAAGATACAAAAGATCTTCTTTGCTTTGGATGTAATGATAAAGACTACTCTCCCTGATCCCTATGGTTTTGCAGATCTGCCTGATCGAAGTAGCCGCATAGCCATGCTTATTAAAAAGGGTGGCTGCAATCCGATAAACTTCCCTCTCTTTTTCCCGGGTCAGGGATTGGATAATCGATTTATTTCGCATGTGAATCTCCCCAAAATATTTTGGCACCTAATAATATTTTTTCTTGACTTGGTTTTCTCATCATGTTACTTAACGACCTAACGAGTGTTCGATAGTCTAATAAAAGAAAAAAAAATTAATGTCAAGAAAAAAATTATAGTATATAAAAAATTTTTCTAAATGGAGGGACCCCTATGAACCTGGCCAATATCCTGGAACTTCAAGCCGTCAAAAGACCTGAAAAAACCGCCGTCCTGTTCGGTGTGAAAGGATACACCTATGCCCATTTGAATGAAGAAGCGAATCGGATGGCAAACGCCTTGATATCGTTGGGCGTTCAAAAAGGGGATCGGGTGGCCATGTGGCTGCCCAACTGCCCGGAATTTATCACCACCTTTTTCGGCATTATTAAGACCGGGGCGGTCGTTGTCCCCTTAAACATCCTTTTCAAGGCCAGGGAGATTGAATATCTCCTCTCCAATTCTGGAAGCAAAGTTTTGGTAACCACGACCTCGTGCTTGGATATTCTCCAAGAGATTAAAGACCATCTTCCGGATCTGGAAACCGTGGTTGCTTTAGGGATGGACAAGGACGAGGATCACATTCTCTCTTTTCAAAATATTATTCTGAAGGCTTCTCCAGAATTCTTCAGCGTCGATGTCGGTCCGGACCATACGGCCACCATTTTGTACACCTCCGGCACCACCGGTTTCCCTAAGGGGGCCATGCTTACCCATCGTAACCTCTTTATGAATTCCGAGTTTTATGCCGAAGGGCTGGGGGCCAATGAAAATTGGGTAGGCTTATGTGTCCTTCCTCTGTCACATCTACTATCCCTGGCGGCCGGCCAGTTCGTTCTTCTGGGGCGAGGAGGAACTCTGCATATCATGGAACGATTCATAGCCGAAGAAGCCGCCAAGCTTATCGCCAAAAATAAAATAACCTATACCTTTGCCGTGCCGACGGTTTACGCCATGCTCCTGGCCCTTCCCGATGAGCCGCAATATGATTTACATTCCTTGGAAATTTGTATCACCACAGGGATGCTGACTCCTCTTGATCTTAGAAAAAAATTTGAGGAAAAGTTTGATTGCAAAACCATCCAGGCCTACGGACAGGTGGAAAGTTCCCCGGTCATCACCATGGATCGGATAGACCGGCCCAGGAAATTTAAAAGTGTTGGATTTCCGTTGCCTTATGTTGAGGTGAAGACCGTCGATGAAGAGGATCGCCCTCTTCCCCCCAATTCCCATGGCGAGATTTGCGCCCGGGGGCATTGTGTCATGAAGGGATACTGGAGGAATCCGGCGGGCACGAAAGCCGCTTTAAAAGACGGTTGGCTGCATACCGGAGATATCGGGATGGTGGATGAAGAAGGTTACCTTTATATTTTTGACCGTAAAAAGGACATGATCATCTGCGGCGGTTATAATATTTATCCCATAGAAATCGAAAATTTGCTCTATGAACATCCCAAAATTCTGGAAGCCTCGGTAGTAGGCATTCCCGATGAAAGAATGGGTGAGATTCCCAAGGCCTATGTAGCGCTTAAACCGGACCAAACGGCTACGGAACAAGAGATTATGGATTTTGTAAAGGAAAGGTTGGCTGCCTATAAAAAGTTGAGGGCAGTGGAGTTTTTGAGTGCCTTGCCCAAGGGACCTACTGGAAAAATATTGCGCCGGGCCCTGCGGGAAAAAAAATAAATTCCAGAAAGAAATACTCATGAAAGCCGCTCGTTTTTACCAGGTTGGACAGCCCTTGGTGCTGGAAGAGGTTCCCATGCTCCATCCCGAACCCCGGGAGGTTTTAATCAGGGTCTGCGCCTGCGGTATCTGCGGTTCCGATATTCATGTCGTTTATGAAGGAAGCACGCGAATCCCCTTTCCACCGACCACCCTTGGCCATGAGTTCAGCGGAGAAATCGTCGAGATCGGGGTTGGGGTGGAAGGCTGGAAGGTCGGGGATCGCGTGGCGGTATCCTGCATTGTTTCCTGTGGCCATTGTCTGAACTGTCTGTCCGGCAGGGAGCAGATTTGTCTGGAAAGGAAACTCCTTGGAATCCATCTGGACGGCGGGCTGGCGGAATATGTAAAAAGTCCCTTTACTAATCTAATCAGATTGCCGGGAGGGATCCCCTTCGATCAGGGTGCCCTATTGACCGATGCCGTAGCAACCCCCTATCATGCTCTGATTCGAAGGGGGAGGTTGACTCCCGGGGAAACAGTAGCCATATTCGGCTGCGGGGGTCTCGGTATTCATGCAGTGCAATTGGCCAAAATTTCGGGAGCGGGCCTGATTATTGCCGTGGATGTTTCCGATGTTGCCCTGAAGCGGGCCATTGCCCAGGGAGCGGATTGGACCTGCCGCTCCGATCAGGAAGACCCGGTGAAAGCCATAAAAGAAGTCACTCACGGACTCGGAGTGGATCTTTCCCTGGAACTTGTCGGACTTAAGCAAACCATTGCCCAGGCGGTTGCTTCCTTACGGGTGGGTGGCCGGGCCGTGGTAGCCGGATTAGGCCGGGAAGAAATTTCCTCCCTGTCCCTATCGGAATTCGTTCGAGGAGAAATCGAACTCATCGGCTCTTATGCCTTTTCTGTGGCCGAAATCCAAGATCTGGTTCAAATGGCAGATGAAGGCCTCCTTGATCTTTCCCGGTCCATTTCTCTTAGAATCGACTTAGACGATGTCAATCGAGGGTTGGAGATTTTACATAAAAAAATTAGCGATCCCCTTCGAGTGGTGGTAATTCCTTCTTTTAAAGAAATTGCCTGATCATGCCTTTTTCTCTTTCCACCGGATAAGTTAGACCAAAAATCTGGCACTGGGCAATATGTCAGGATCTATTGGGACCTCTTCGTTCCTTGTTTTAAATTTCTAAATAAATTCGCAAACCTTAATGGCCTGGCTTGGACATTCGGTCTCACAAAGCTGGCAGATCATGCAATCATCCGGATTTTTGGGTTTGGCCTTCTCATTTTCTATGACCAGGACCTCCATAGGACAGGCCTCGGCACAGGTTCCGCACCCGGTGCATAAGATTTCATCGACTTCGATCTGAACCATTTAAACCCCTTATCAATTTTGGATTTTGGATTTCGGATTTCGGAATTAAACCCTCATGCCCGTCTGAAGCGGGCACCATGAACAATAAAAATGGGTTTTTCCGAACCTTGAACCCTGAACCTTGAACCGTATTTTCGCACTAAACCTGCCGGGCCGCATAGTTTGCCGTGTGTATGGCCCGTTCGATCTTTTCCGGGCCGGTACAATCCCCGATTTCATAGAGATCGACCCCTGTTCTCAGGAGCTTTTGATAAAGATCCTTGTTCGGATTTCTCGACAGAGCCAGGATCACCGTATCCACCGGGAAGCTTTCTTCCTTTCCTTCCGGATCGGTATACTTAACCAGGCCATTGGTCAGATCCGACACTTTCACACCGGTCAGGCATTTAACCCCGCCCTCGGCCAAAAACTCGTTCAACACCATATAACGGAATATCTGCGAGTACGGCGGCCACCCGACCATGGGCCCTTCTTCCAGCAAATAGACCTCTTTCACTTTTTCCGGGTCCGTCACGGCCAGGGCCCTTTCGGCAGGGGCTTTATGATATTTGGTATACCCTTCCGGTTTGGCCTTTCCTTCCCGGCTCAAGGATACAGCCACCTCGGCCCCGTATTGTCCTCCAATAACGGCCACCTTTTTCCCGACCGCCCTTTTTCCGGATAAAAATTGGTCCAATGTAATGACCCTGTCTTCTTTTACGCCGGGAATTTCAGGAATAATCTCCTTTGAACCGGTGGCCAGGACAACGATATCCGGCTTTTGGGCTTTAATGAGATCCTCCGTAACTTCCGTGTTCAATTCGATCTGAATATTGAGTCGTTTAATCTCTCTGGTCAGCCAGCGAACGATATTCATCAGTTCCCTCGTATAAAGTCTGGGGTAGCTGGAAGCCAGGGGGACATAACCACCGAGTTTACTCCCTTTTTCATAGATAGTGACCTTGTTCCCCCGAAGGGTGGCCACCCTGGCGAACTCCATTCCGGCCGGTCCGCCGCCTACGACCAAAATATTTTTGGGTTCTCTGGTGGGCAGCATATAATCTTCCTGCCAAACCGCCGACCGGTTGTACCCGAAGTTGACCGCACAGCGACTCGGTCTGTTGGTAAAATCATCCTCCAGGCAAGTATTGCAGGCGATGCACTGCCGGATATCATCATATTTCCCGGCTATCGTCTTCTTGGCAAAATAGGCATCGCTTAAAGATCCACGCCCTATGCCGACGATATCGCAGACCCCGTCTTCAATCAATTTGGCAGCCAGGCGGCCGTCATTGATCCGGCTGACACCGATCACCGGCACCTTAACGACTTTTTTGACTGCCGCCGCCAGATGGACCCAGGTCCCCCGGGGTTCGTACATTTCCGGAATAATACAGGTAAAATGCTCAAAAATCCCACAGGTCACATCAAAAGCATCACAACCGGCCTCTTCCATGGCCGGGGCGATGTATTTACAAA
Protein-coding sequences here:
- a CDS encoding aromatic ring hydroxylase, whose amino-acid sequence is MALKTSGEYVERLKKMKPNIYAHGKQMMRDDPLLEKPINVLRLTFDLAQDPEYKDLMVTHSHLIGEPISRFTSLNLSIEDLYKQQEMKRKLCHKVGGCIQRCMATDTLNAIGVVTKEIDDAKGTDYHAHFLEFLKYYQANDLVGSTSQTDSKGDRKARPHQQKDPDQYLRIIKKDKKGIVVRGAKNHITMGPYVDEHLVIPTRALTEVEGEWAVSFAIPADTDGVKLISRITSSRPRINLQAPYNDYGVAESFLVFDDVFVPWERVFLCGETEFAGLMALTFAGFHRHSYCGCKPALTDIIMGATALVAEYNGVGKAPHIQDELTELMIIAELVYASGIAAAARADRTASGIFRPKFLYSNTGRYLAGINVYHEYDILVATAGGLPSTLPPEEEWLNPEIGPYLEKYIKRNPEISSEKQHRLYRFISDFTCSSTCGWAQHAGIHGGG
- a CDS encoding SDR family oxidoreductase; translated protein: MDLFSLQGKKAFISGAGQGLGREMALTLAEAGADVALASRNRETLSHTADLIRKMGREVLVCPMDLTRIEDIDQAVNDTIATFGRIDILINNSGISKESPVIDMTPEKWDPVMDVNLRGHVFCSKAVGRHMMKNNCGKIINIASIMGLIPLTHNSSYGAAKAGLILFTKTLALEWARYNIQVNAICPGYFLTDLNREFFESPMGQKVIKKIPMRRIADAKELRGVTLLLASEASSFMTGTVIVVDGGHILG
- a CDS encoding enoyl-CoA hydratase/isomerase family protein — protein: MEYKYLLTCTEDRIAWITLNRPEKLNALNIPLWKELQRALQEADGMEDVSVIVLTGKGKAFCAGDDIAELTRVQDPKMAEDLFLNCIYGLVHRIWLLQKPIIAAVNGLAYGGGCELVLLTDMAVASEKARFAQPEARIGAWPPIFAVFGPVMVGFKATQEMLLTTEPISAQRALEIGLINKVVHPEKVQEAAREMALHIIKSAPASLRITKETVNRTLGRYMHEFWIACQRFNHEVAKTEDFVEGASAFMEKRSPVYCGR
- a CDS encoding branched-chain amino acid ABC transporter permease — protein: MKKNSGLSRSIIASKDHPILIIAVAMIFLYFILPSKMMASEILIMAIPTVTFILLLGYTGLLNFATGSLFAAGAYTTGILLARFHAPIILALFSSLIVSGLLALIMGYLCIKRGGLIFALLTLAFNQLVWFTIWHWRSVTGGSDGIWGIQRASLHLGLFAVNLKPTFNFFIFVLIIFLIIYIFVQRLTEAPFGKTLLSMRENELRATALGYNPEVYKWIAFILGGMICGLGGALFSLHQEYVGEHLAYWSTSGEIVIMALLGGAFTLSGALVGAGVFIFIADALNKFNFLSKSGAWLLVLGIVFIVVVMFFKEGIAGGTGKLYETLRKRN
- a CDS encoding branched-chain amino acid ABC transporter permease, with protein sequence MITMNALLSQIFNGLQFGVLIALLSTGLSLIFGMLGIINFAHGSLYMLGSYLLWVFIQWLDIPGKFWIGLSLTFPVMGLIGLVVEKFLLHRMYGQQVVYQILITFGLLLVIQQGVGLVFGTTPLPLAVPPYFSGEINLGFFQYPVYRLFTMILGLIIIFGLWFFIERSSLGAIIRASAEDPETANALGINTRTVYTWTFALGAALAGLGGGLHAPLIGGLQHTSGAEILLICFIVVVIGGMGSIRGALLGGIILGCIRGLAGIFWAPASDFVMFATMGLILLVRPEGLLKKRGTR
- a CDS encoding ABC transporter substrate-binding protein, with the translated sequence MKGYHGKWVVLSAFLILMVLGLPGGASQAAETEIVWASVDDFSGPYAATAEEANRAIRLFLEERGYKVGPYKVKYITRDTELKPAVGVRRLQEVIAEAKPMVIFSACSSAVQLAMCDIVGKNRKVIFWTDGWDTRLTGENGNRNTFRWASPNYTIARASLSAFLDKYPSVKKVIIISLDYAWGYDIVDNMKPILEKRGVKILKTQFIPVNATDASVYMTEAKGSGADAYLICLYGKLFGIGLRQAHEFGLKKTMKIFSTTGTFNMLRGVGSEALESMYLGDHWNHAMNNEWSRKFSEGFKKKWGVFPGDYAAAVYLECQLMERVIKQTGSADIKVLIPALEKIGEFAGPTGKETMVGWQHQIAHDFLLLRGKATKEKKYEDDFVEVIGGSKVYPKQGETGFSFDRTKEDIY
- a CDS encoding ABC transporter ATP-binding protein translates to MLKLNQIHAYYGKSHILNGVNLEVKKGELVTLLGRNGMGKTTTLKSIMGMVSIRSGSVLFNEKRIANLPSYQIYRQGIGYVPQGRHIFSTLTVEENLRLPSSNRNEKNLDWVFEYFPSLKRRMDHMGNELSGGEQQMLAIARVLISRPEMLLLDEPSEGIAPLMVQAIMETLQELNRTGLTILLVDANLKMASQVGTRHYIMASGLVTREATSQEIMEDEELQNKYFKI
- a CDS encoding ABC transporter ATP-binding protein — its product is MNLLKTAGVTKTFGALLVLNKIDIEVREGSLHSVVGPNGAGKTTLFNVISGFLKPSEGRVEFKGMDITNLPPHKMAHLGLRRSFQVINLFPELTALENVRLAIQGTMKERFSLFKKSSDLRESIEKSHEILSTIGLSGKAEYKAFELSHGEQRLLDIGMAIAGDSVLLLLDEPTSGLVYDEIPSMGETIKKLIPAHTVMLIEHRMEMVLSISDTITVLDYGQVIAQGPPGVIKNDPKVAKAYLGVM